One genomic window of Nevskia ramosa DSM 11499 includes the following:
- a CDS encoding nitroreductase: MDADTSRRAFRQIEEHPSMTVTEALQTRISTRAFLPRPVSEATIRDILDVARWSPSGGNMQPWKVIAVAGAAQQAVKGLAMNYPGMLPAEDGDRPMYPANLWDPYRSRRYKIGEDMYALLGIGRDNKPARLRQLARNFEFFDAPAALFFVIDERMGHGQWAHLGMFMQSVALAATERGVASCFQEIWGTMRMTLKQHFRIADQDMVYCGMALGYADPEAPVNKLRSDRASVDEFARFHFD; the protein is encoded by the coding sequence ATGGATGCCGATACTTCACGACGAGCATTCCGCCAGATTGAAGAACACCCTTCCATGACTGTCACCGAAGCGCTGCAAACCAGAATCTCGACACGCGCCTTCCTTCCCCGGCCCGTGTCCGAAGCCACTATCCGAGACATTCTCGACGTTGCCCGCTGGTCGCCCTCGGGCGGCAACATGCAGCCCTGGAAAGTGATCGCGGTTGCCGGTGCGGCCCAGCAGGCGGTCAAAGGATTGGCGATGAACTATCCCGGCATGTTGCCGGCTGAAGATGGCGACCGGCCGATGTACCCGGCCAATCTTTGGGATCCGTATCGCAGCCGCCGCTACAAGATCGGCGAAGACATGTACGCCTTGCTCGGCATCGGCCGGGACAACAAGCCGGCTCGACTGCGTCAGCTCGCGCGCAACTTCGAGTTCTTCGACGCGCCAGCCGCGTTGTTCTTCGTTATTGACGAACGCATGGGCCATGGTCAGTGGGCGCACCTCGGCATGTTCATGCAGTCGGTGGCACTGGCGGCAACCGAGCGCGGCGTGGCGTCCTGCTTCCAGGAAATCTGGGGCACGATGCGGATGACCTTGAAGCAGCATTTCCGAATCGCCGATCAGGACATGGTCTATTGCGGCATGGCGCTCGGCTATGCCGACCCGGAAGCCCCGGTCAACAAGCTTCGCTCCGATCGGGCAAGCGTCGACGAGTTCGCGCGCTTCCATTTCGATTGA
- a CDS encoding mobilization protein, translated as MATIHFIGGEKGGVGKSLVARVLAQYLIDNGKPFIGFDSDRSHGALLRFYAGFASPIVVDDFESLDKVMEAAADHPDSQIVVDLAAQTHLPLVTWMDDSGALELATEMGIRVRYWHVMDSGKDSVDLLRKLIDRFDDHLDYVLVLNQLRGDDFGIFDQSGERERAHGLAADIITMPRLHETAMTRIDARSTSFWAATNNADKELTGLGMLERQRVKIWLNKAYKQLEKLDL; from the coding sequence ATGGCAACCATTCATTTCATCGGCGGCGAGAAAGGCGGGGTCGGCAAATCGCTGGTTGCGCGTGTGCTGGCGCAGTATCTGATCGACAACGGCAAACCCTTCATCGGCTTCGACTCCGACCGTTCGCATGGCGCCTTGCTGCGCTTTTACGCCGGCTTCGCATCACCGATCGTCGTCGACGATTTCGAAAGCCTGGACAAGGTGATGGAAGCGGCCGCCGATCATCCGGACAGCCAGATCGTCGTCGATCTCGCAGCACAGACTCATCTGCCGCTGGTGACCTGGATGGATGACTCCGGCGCGCTCGAACTGGCCACCGAAATGGGTATCCGTGTCCGCTACTGGCATGTGATGGACTCGGGCAAGGACTCGGTCGATCTGCTGCGCAAGCTGATCGACCGTTTCGATGATCATCTCGATTACGTGCTGGTGTTGAACCAGCTGCGCGGCGATGACTTCGGCATCTTCGATCAATCCGGCGAACGCGAGCGCGCACACGGCCTGGCGGCCGACATCATCACCATGCCGCGTCTGCACGAAACGGCGATGACGCGCATCGACGCCCGCAGCACCAGCTTCTGGGCCGCTACAAACAATGCCGACAAGGAACTGACCGGCCTCGGCATGCTCGAACGCCAGCGGGTCAAGATCTGGCTGAACAAGGCCTACAAG